The proteins below are encoded in one region of Podarcis raffonei isolate rPodRaf1 chromosome 6, rPodRaf1.pri, whole genome shotgun sequence:
- the PPP1R3D gene encoding protein phosphatase 1 regulatory subunit 3D, producing MSRQKLSAGGSLPAQAARPPEHVVPRAPRRTPSYLSDLYQNMLREEEARNTERRRYQHGGSSTSLPSVSISEEMQQKHPQSAAVASCDPHLRPIMRRRARSLPSSPERRRSMMAPCRVPGCSTRRNKVRFADALGLDLAEVKVFQVGEDPSIPLHVLSRLSINSDLCCSRLDLEFTMQCLVPDFQQPADCEDFHSRLQRQLVCLERVTSSDLGLNGTVQVVNLAFEKQVAVRYTFNRWRGQHEVIAQWHSSVPGKEGQAQADVFTFFLPVAPFLLQLSSVVEFAVLYRVNGQEYWDNNRGKNFALTCRSHELKMPRECEESWIHFI from the coding sequence ATGTCTCGGCAGAAGCTGTCGGCAGGAGGGTCACTGCCTGCTCAAGCCGCCCGGCCGCCCGAGCACGTGGTGCCAAGGGCCCCTCGGAGAACTCCCAGCTACCTCTCTGACCTCTACCAGAACATGTTGCGAGAAGAAGAGGCCCGGAACACGGAGAGAAGGCGGTATCAGCATGGAGGCAGCAGCACCAGTCTCCCGAGTGTCTCCATCTCCGAGGAGATGCAGCAGAAGCATCCTCAGAGCGCTGCGGTGGCAAGCTGCGACCCGCACCTTAGGCCCATCATGCGCCGGCGGGCCAGGTCCTTGCCCAGCTCTCcggagaggaggagaagtatgatgGCTCCGTGCCGCGTCCCGGGGTGCAGCACCCGCCGGAACAAAGTCCGCTTTGCCGACGCTCTGGGCCTGGATCTGGCCGAGGTGAAAGTGTTCCAGGTGGGGGAAGATCCCTCCATCCCTCTGCACGTTCTCTCCAGGCTGTCCATCAATTCTGACCTTTGCTGCAGCAGGCTGGACCTGGAGTTCACCATGCAGTGCCTGGTGCCTGACTTCCAGCAGCCTGCGGATTGCGAGGACTTCCACAGCCGCCTGCAGCGGCAGCTGGTGTGCCTCGAGCGAGTGACCAGCTCAGATCTGGGTCTGAACGGCACCGTCCAAGTGGTCAACCTGGCCTTTGAGAAGCAGGTGGCTGTGAGATACACCTTCAACCGTTGGAGGGGTCAGCACGAAGTCATTGCCCAGTGGCACAGCAGCGTTCCTGGgaaggaggggcaggcccagGCGGATGTCTTCACTTTCTTCCTCCCCGTGGCGCCGTTCCTCCTCCAGCTGAGCTCAGTGGTTGAGTTTGCAGTGCTGTACCGAGTCAACGGGCAGGAGTACTGGGATAACAACCGAGGGAAGAACTTCGCCCTCACCTGTCGGAGTCACGAACTCAAGATGCCCAGGGAATGCGAAGAGAGCTGGATTCACTTCATCTAA